Proteins from a single region of Mucilaginibacter daejeonensis:
- a CDS encoding nucleotide pyrophosphohydrolase codes for MTIKEAQQVVDQWINTTGIRYFNELTNTAILMEEVGEVARIMARQYGEQSFKKSDTEINLADEMADVLFVLICLANQTGIDLTEALEKNLEKKSIRDADRHRNNEKLKP; via the coding sequence ATGACGATCAAAGAAGCTCAACAAGTGGTAGACCAGTGGATCAACACCACAGGCATCCGATATTTTAATGAACTCACCAACACCGCAATACTGATGGAGGAGGTGGGTGAGGTTGCCCGGATCATGGCGCGGCAATATGGTGAGCAGTCATTCAAAAAGTCGGATACTGAGATCAACCTGGCCGATGAGATGGCCGATGTGCTTTTTGTATTGATCTGCCTGGCTAACCAAACGGGCATCGACCTGACCGAGGCCTTGGAAAAGAATCTCGAAAAGAAAAGCATCCGCGACGCAGACCGGCACCGTAATAACGAGAAACTTAAACCCTGA
- the thrA gene encoding bifunctional aspartate kinase/homoserine dehydrogenase I, translating into MKVLKFGGTSVGTAQSIKAVMDIVEQEHQANPSLVVVLSAMSGVTNLLVDMAERAAAGNDFSKHLAALEIRHFEVVKQLLDIPQQNPVYTRLKIYFNQLEDLLQGVLVLRELTPKTRDLILSYGERCSTLLISRMALQHFEGAVYVDASEVVKTDSNFGQARVNTDLTDLLIRGLASENEGKVLFVTGFISSNEAGQVTTLGRGGSDYTAAIFASALGAEEIQIWTDVNGMMTADPRIVKKAFSLSELTYTEAMELSYFGAKVIYPPTMTPAFLKRIPIVIKNTFDPAFGGTVIRHDCNENGLPIKGISSIDKISLINLQGSGMVGKAGFSGRLFSLLARERINVMLITQSSSEHSITFAVQPADAERACKLMEQEFELELVAQKLDTPVIERDLSVLAIVGENMRHTPGMSGRLFHALGRNGINVRAIAQGSSEYNISVIISAHDLGKAVNAVHDAFFVEFNKTLNVFCLGTGNIGKTLFAQLQQHSEYLAKQLSIQVRIAGISNTRKMRFSVDGLKLDDWEQDLDAYGEPADLSAFVARMKEMNMPNAVFVDNTASAQPVAFYEEIFKSTISIVTCNKIGNSASYSQYETFRDTARKHGVDFFYETNVGAGLPIIRTLKDLMVSGDRVQKIEAILSGTISFIFNNFKGDANFHDVVKTAQDKGYTEPDPRDDLSGKDFMRKILILARDAGHQMEAEDVQIESILPKACLEAKTVAEFYASLKAEEAHFNNLKQQAESAGKVLRYVGQLYEGKASITLQMVGEDHPFYSMSGADNVIAFTTDRYKDRPMVVKGPGAGAEVTAAGVFADLINVGAN; encoded by the coding sequence ATGAAAGTTTTAAAATTCGGAGGAACATCGGTAGGTACGGCACAAAGCATCAAGGCCGTGATGGACATTGTTGAACAGGAACATCAGGCCAACCCAAGCCTGGTGGTAGTACTATCGGCCATGAGCGGGGTGACCAACCTGCTGGTGGATATGGCCGAACGTGCCGCAGCCGGTAACGATTTCTCGAAACATCTGGCCGCGCTCGAGATCCGCCATTTTGAAGTAGTAAAGCAATTACTTGATATTCCGCAGCAAAACCCGGTATATACCCGCTTAAAGATCTACTTTAACCAACTGGAGGATCTGCTGCAAGGGGTGCTGGTACTGCGCGAGCTTACCCCTAAAACGCGTGACCTGATCCTAAGCTACGGTGAGCGTTGCTCGACCCTGTTGATCAGCCGCATGGCGCTTCAGCATTTTGAAGGTGCCGTTTATGTGGATGCCAGCGAGGTAGTGAAGACCGATAGTAACTTTGGCCAAGCCCGCGTGAACACCGACCTGACCGACCTGCTGATCCGCGGCCTGGCCAGCGAGAACGAAGGCAAGGTACTGTTCGTGACCGGTTTTATCTCGAGCAACGAGGCAGGCCAGGTGACCACCTTAGGCCGTGGTGGTAGCGACTATACCGCAGCCATATTCGCGTCGGCCCTGGGTGCCGAAGAGATCCAGATCTGGACCGATGTGAACGGCATGATGACCGCCGACCCGCGCATCGTTAAAAAAGCTTTCTCCCTTTCCGAACTGACCTATACCGAGGCCATGGAGCTATCTTATTTTGGCGCCAAGGTGATCTACCCACCTACCATGACCCCGGCCTTTTTAAAGCGCATCCCGATCGTGATCAAGAACACTTTTGATCCGGCCTTTGGGGGCACCGTTATCCGTCATGATTGTAATGAGAACGGGTTACCGATCAAAGGGATATCCTCTATCGATAAGATCAGCCTGATCAACCTGCAGGGTAGCGGCATGGTGGGTAAAGCAGGCTTTAGCGGTCGCTTGTTCTCCTTGCTGGCCCGTGAGCGTATCAACGTGATGCTGATCACCCAGTCATCATCTGAGCACAGCATCACCTTTGCCGTACAACCGGCCGATGCCGAACGTGCCTGCAAACTGATGGAGCAAGAATTTGAACTGGAACTGGTAGCCCAAAAACTGGATACCCCGGTGATCGAGCGCGACCTTTCGGTACTGGCCATCGTAGGCGAGAACATGCGCCATACGCCGGGTATGTCGGGCCGTTTGTTCCACGCGTTGGGCCGTAACGGTATCAACGTACGGGCTATCGCGCAGGGCTCGTCAGAGTATAATATCTCGGTGATCATATCGGCCCATGATCTGGGTAAGGCTGTTAACGCCGTGCACGATGCGTTCTTTGTAGAATTCAACAAAACCTTGAACGTGTTCTGCCTGGGTACAGGAAACATCGGTAAAACGCTTTTTGCTCAACTGCAACAACACAGCGAGTACCTGGCCAAACAGCTCAGCATACAAGTGCGTATAGCCGGCATCAGCAACACCCGCAAAATGCGTTTCAGCGTTGACGGATTGAAACTGGACGACTGGGAACAAGACCTCGACGCTTATGGCGAACCGGCAGACCTCTCTGCATTTGTGGCCCGTATGAAGGAAATGAACATGCCGAACGCCGTGTTCGTTGACAATACCGCCAGCGCACAGCCGGTGGCATTTTATGAGGAGATCTTCAAGTCGACCATATCCATCGTGACCTGCAACAAGATCGGCAACTCGGCCTCATACAGCCAGTACGAGACCTTCCGTGATACTGCACGCAAACATGGGGTCGATTTCTTTTATGAGACCAACGTAGGTGCAGGCTTGCCGATCATCCGCACGCTGAAAGATCTGATGGTAAGTGGCGACCGCGTTCAAAAGATCGAGGCCATATTATCGGGCACTATATCGTTCATCTTCAACAACTTTAAAGGCGATGCCAACTTTCATGATGTGGTGAAGACCGCTCAGGATAAAGGCTATACCGAACCTGATCCACGCGACGATCTGAGCGGTAAGGACTTTATGCGTAAGATCCTGATCCTGGCACGTGATGCCGGCCATCAAATGGAGGCCGAGGATGTACAGATCGAGAGCATATTACCGAAAGCTTGTTTGGAAGCCAAAACGGTAGCTGAGTTCTATGCATCATTGAAGGCTGAGGAAGCCCACTTTAACAACCTGAAGCAACAGGCCGAAAGCGCCGGCAAAGTGCTGCGTTATGTAGGTCAGCTGTACGAAGGTAAGGCCTCGATCACCCTGCAAATGGTGGGCGAAGACCATCCTTTCTATAGCATGTCAGGCGCCGATAACGTGATCGCGTTCACTACCGATCGTTACAAGGACCGCCCGATGGTAGTAAAAGGCCCTGGTGCAGGTGCCGAGGTGACCGCCGCGGGTGTATTTGCCGACCTGATCAACGTGGGTGCTAATTAA
- a CDS encoding 2-phosphosulfolactate phosphatase — MQKLALEVCLTPALIPLYKVEDSIVIIIDIFRATSSICYGIGNGAEAIIPVSEVEECAAYRDKGFDYLLAAERNGEVVSGFDFGNSPFAYTAEKVSGKTVVLTTTNGTHALHLSRAAKKVVIGSFLNLTALCDWLKTQNENILLVCAGWKNNFNLEDTLFAGAVIEQLKGDGYQLDDPALAANDLYQLGKHDISDYLKKTSHGERLKKLGIEKDIAFCLQIDITTAIPILDGEKLVKLT; from the coding sequence ATGCAAAAGCTCGCACTCGAAGTTTGCCTTACCCCCGCACTTATTCCATTATATAAGGTCGAAGATAGCATTGTAATCATTATCGATATTTTCAGGGCCACTTCATCCATTTGTTACGGCATTGGCAACGGTGCCGAGGCAATCATTCCGGTGTCGGAGGTGGAGGAATGTGCGGCCTATCGCGATAAAGGTTTCGACTATCTGTTAGCTGCGGAGCGTAATGGAGAAGTAGTGAGCGGGTTCGATTTTGGCAATTCGCCATTTGCTTATACAGCTGAAAAGGTATCCGGCAAAACGGTAGTATTGACCACTACCAACGGTACCCATGCCCTGCACTTATCGCGCGCGGCCAAAAAGGTGGTCATTGGCTCGTTCCTGAACCTTACCGCCTTGTGCGATTGGTTAAAGACTCAAAATGAGAATATCCTGCTGGTATGCGCTGGGTGGAAGAACAACTTCAATTTGGAGGACACTCTTTTTGCAGGAGCAGTGATCGAGCAGCTTAAAGGCGATGGATACCAACTGGACGACCCGGCCCTGGCCGCTAACGATCTTTACCAGTTAGGCAAGCACGATATCAGCGATTACCTGAAAAAGACATCGCACGGCGAACGCTTGAAAAAATTGGGTATCGAGAAGGATATCGCGTTCTGTTTACAGATCGATATCACCACCGCCATACCGATACTTGATGGTGAGAAACTCGTGAAATTAACTTAA
- a CDS encoding DUF4349 domain-containing protein, translating to MRKLMIIALLALVTIGCKPASEKYAVREVTLVPPPPMADAEANNLIGAAPGSKVGDQPGNITPDVATSKKIIKEGEIRLETNDLIKARKALTDSLKMIGGYVEEENQNNNAGSDIKEYTFKVRIPAQNFDRFLSAVSSSADRVESKSIRVKDVTTEFIDVTTRLANKKLLEERYKGLLDKASKMSDVLEVENKLNEIRTDIETTQGQLNYLNKQIAYSSLQVTFFTRSIDAKNDGNGFGYKLKMAVSNSWDLLQNIFFGIITAWPVILISVIVIFVLRKWLRRRKARQA from the coding sequence ATGAGAAAGTTAATGATCATCGCCTTACTGGCCCTAGTTACAATAGGCTGTAAGCCAGCATCTGAAAAATATGCGGTACGTGAGGTCACCCTTGTGCCCCCTCCACCAATGGCTGATGCCGAAGCTAATAACCTGATCGGAGCTGCGCCAGGGAGCAAAGTAGGTGACCAACCGGGAAATATAACCCCCGACGTTGCAACATCGAAAAAGATCATCAAAGAGGGTGAGATCCGTTTAGAGACCAATGATCTGATCAAAGCACGCAAGGCATTGACCGACAGCCTCAAAATGATAGGTGGTTATGTAGAAGAAGAGAACCAAAACAATAATGCAGGCTCTGATATAAAGGAATATACATTCAAAGTGCGCATTCCTGCGCAAAACTTTGACCGCTTTTTGAGTGCCGTGTCATCATCCGCAGACAGGGTCGAATCCAAGAGCATCCGTGTGAAAGACGTGACCACCGAATTTATCGACGTGACCACGCGCTTAGCCAACAAGAAATTATTGGAAGAGCGTTACAAAGGTCTGCTGGACAAGGCCAGCAAGATGTCGGACGTGTTGGAGGTGGAGAACAAACTCAACGAGATCCGCACAGATATCGAGACCACGCAAGGTCAATTAAATTATCTGAACAAGCAGATCGCGTACAGCTCGTTGCAGGTCACCTTTTTTACCCGCAGCATCGATGCCAAAAATGATGGTAATGGCTTTGGCTATAAATTGAAAATGGCCGTCAGCAATAGCTGGGACCTATTGCAGAACATCTTCTTCGGGATCATCACCGCATGGCCGGTCATCCTGATCTCGGTCATTGTGATCTTTGTATTGAGGAAATGGTTGAGAAGGCGAAAGGCCAGACAGGCATAA
- the dtd gene encoding D-aminoacyl-tRNA deacylase has protein sequence MRAILQRVTQASCTVDGKITGQIDSGFLVLLGIEDADTEEDAQWLAQKIVNMRIFGDENGLMNRSLADVRGRILLISQFTLFAQTKKGNRPSFIRAARPDKAIPLYEHMITLLNQLTGQPTATGIFGADMKISLLNDGPVTIIMDTKDKENH, from the coding sequence ATGCGTGCCATACTTCAACGTGTTACCCAGGCCAGTTGCACTGTCGACGGCAAGATCACCGGCCAGATCGATAGTGGCTTTTTGGTGTTATTAGGCATCGAAGATGCCGATACTGAAGAGGATGCCCAGTGGCTGGCTCAAAAGATCGTGAACATGCGCATTTTTGGCGATGAGAACGGCCTGATGAATAGATCGTTGGCTGATGTACGTGGGCGCATCCTGCTTATCTCACAGTTCACGCTTTTTGCGCAGACCAAGAAGGGTAACCGACCATCCTTTATTCGAGCTGCCCGGCCGGATAAGGCCATTCCGTTGTATGAGCATATGATTACACTGCTGAACCAGCTTACCGGCCAACCCACCGCCACGGGCATCTTCGGCGCCGACATGAAGATCAGCCTATTGAACGACGGCCCGGTCACCATCATCATGGATACGAAGGATAAGGAGAATCATTAA
- the gcvT gene encoding glycine cleavage system aminomethyltransferase GcvT, with the protein MKNTALTEVHIREGAKMVPFAGYNMPVQYAGINAEHDTVRKAVGVFDVSHMGEFILKGDGALDLIQQVTSNDASKLYDGKVQYSCLPNENGGIVDDLLVYRIDEKTYMLVVNASNIEKDWNWISKYNTYGVDMKDISDRTSLLAIQGPKATEALQSLTDIDLGSMEYYTFKKGQFAGIDNVLVSATGYTGAGGFEIYFDNEHAEAIWNAVFKAGEPYGIKPIGLGARDTLRLEMGFCLYGNDIDDSTSPLEAGLGWITKFTKPFTNSEALQEQKAQGVSKKLVGFEMVERGIPRHDYEVVNAEGNNIGRVTSGTQSPSLQKAIGMGYVDKAYAKEGSEIYIKIRDNKVKAQVVKLPFIK; encoded by the coding sequence ATGAAAAATACTGCTTTGACCGAAGTACATATACGCGAGGGTGCCAAGATGGTGCCGTTCGCTGGTTACAACATGCCCGTACAATACGCCGGGATCAATGCCGAGCATGACACCGTGCGTAAGGCAGTAGGCGTTTTTGACGTAAGCCACATGGGTGAGTTCATCCTGAAGGGCGACGGCGCGCTTGACCTGATCCAACAGGTGACCAGCAACGATGCCTCTAAATTGTATGATGGTAAAGTGCAGTACTCTTGCCTGCCTAACGAAAATGGCGGCATCGTTGACGACCTGCTGGTGTATCGTATAGACGAGAAGACCTATATGCTGGTAGTGAACGCTTCTAACATCGAAAAGGATTGGAACTGGATCAGCAAGTACAATACTTACGGTGTGGACATGAAGGACATCTCTGACCGTACCTCGCTGCTCGCCATCCAAGGCCCTAAAGCTACGGAAGCACTGCAAAGCCTGACCGATATCGACTTGGGTTCAATGGAGTATTACACCTTCAAAAAAGGCCAATTCGCGGGTATCGATAATGTGCTGGTATCGGCCACAGGTTATACCGGTGCCGGCGGTTTCGAGATCTATTTTGATAACGAGCATGCCGAAGCTATCTGGAACGCGGTGTTCAAAGCAGGCGAGCCATACGGAATCAAACCGATAGGCCTTGGCGCACGTGATACTCTGCGTTTAGAGATGGGCTTTTGTTTATACGGTAATGACATTGATGACAGCACATCTCCACTGGAAGCTGGCTTAGGATGGATCACTAAATTCACCAAACCCTTCACCAACAGCGAGGCCTTGCAGGAGCAAAAAGCGCAAGGCGTCAGCAAAAAGCTGGTAGGTTTTGAAATGGTAGAGCGTGGCATTCCCCGCCATGATTATGAGGTGGTTAATGCAGAGGGTAACAACATCGGTCGCGTGACGTCAGGTACCCAATCGCCATCATTGCAAAAAGCCATCGGTATGGGTTATGTAGATAAGGCTTATGCCAAAGAAGGCAGCGAGATCTACATTAAGATCCGTGACAATAAAGTAAAGGCACAAGTAGTTAAGCTACCTTTCATCAAATAA
- a CDS encoding glycosyltransferase family 4 protein yields MNILIVTHLAPFPQNSGYPIVVGNTIRGLVDTGHQVSLCSLDPHPHKDHEDHTDELISRIKYQRHTIDTSISATQAFLSLFNGKLYTIDRYYDSQIEHALIKEVAAGNYDIIQFEGLYVTPYLAAVRKSTKAKVIYRAHHIEYLVWERLAKQKNDPAKKFYLNLIAKRIRLYETKQFDLFDAVAVFTDQDKECIKGHCNKQLSVEILPVGLDLERYRPDHKRTEFPSLFFLGAMDWMPNREGIEWFLENFSNELVNGDLRTRFYVAGNDIPERFDDYEVVGKIFIHGEVDDALEFVNSKAIMIVPLLSGGGMRVKIVEGMAMQKCIISTSLGAEGINYSNGENILIANTPQEFHRAIKRCITDENYCRRIGRNARALVEEQHETHKISQRLADFYQRTLLAGS; encoded by the coding sequence GTGAATATCCTCATTGTTACCCATCTTGCTCCTTTTCCGCAAAATAGCGGCTATCCGATCGTGGTGGGTAACACGATCAGAGGCTTGGTCGATACCGGTCATCAGGTATCCTTGTGCTCACTTGACCCACATCCACATAAGGATCATGAGGACCATACTGACGAGCTGATCAGCCGGATCAAATACCAGCGCCACACCATCGATACCAGTATATCGGCCACACAAGCCTTTTTAAGCTTATTTAATGGTAAGCTCTACACCATTGATCGGTACTATGACAGTCAGATCGAGCATGCACTGATCAAAGAAGTAGCCGCCGGAAACTACGATATCATCCAATTCGAAGGTCTCTATGTAACGCCTTACCTGGCCGCAGTACGCAAAAGCACTAAGGCTAAGGTGATCTACCGTGCGCACCACATCGAGTACCTGGTTTGGGAACGGCTGGCCAAGCAAAAGAACGATCCCGCCAAAAAGTTCTATCTGAATTTGATCGCCAAACGCATACGCCTGTATGAGACCAAGCAGTTTGACCTGTTCGACGCCGTGGCGGTATTCACCGATCAGGATAAAGAATGTATCAAAGGGCATTGCAACAAGCAATTGTCGGTTGAGATCCTACCCGTTGGACTTGACCTTGAACGCTACCGCCCTGACCATAAACGTACGGAGTTCCCGAGCCTGTTCTTTTTGGGCGCCATGGATTGGATGCCCAATCGTGAAGGGATCGAGTGGTTCCTGGAGAATTTTTCGAACGAGCTGGTGAACGGTGATCTGCGCACCCGCTTTTACGTGGCTGGTAATGACATTCCGGAGCGTTTTGATGACTACGAGGTGGTGGGCAAGATCTTCATTCATGGAGAGGTAGATGATGCCTTGGAATTTGTGAACAGCAAAGCGATCATGATCGTGCCGCTGCTTTCGGGCGGGGGCATGCGGGTGAAGATCGTGGAGGGCATGGCCATGCAGAAATGCATCATATCCACATCGTTAGGTGCCGAAGGTATCAACTACTCCAATGGCGAGAACATCCTCATCGCCAATACGCCGCAGGAGTTCCACCGGGCCATTAAGCGCTGCATCACCGATGAGAACTATTGCCGCCGCATAGGCCGCAATGCAAGGGCCCTGGTGGAGGAACAGCACGAGACCCATAAGATCAGCCAGCGCCTGGCCGATTTTTACCAACGCACGCTTTTGGCCGGTTCTTAG
- the rsgA gene encoding ribosome small subunit-dependent GTPase A, producing the protein MQGIVTKSTGSWYQVRTPGGKRYDCRIKGKFRIKGLTTTNPVAVGDRVDMEMEPNSDQGVITKLHERKNYIIRRSINLSKQAQIIAANMDQAYLVVTLASPRTSLGFIDRFLVTAEAYDIPAALVFNKLDMFSDEGLEILAEYKSIYESIGYPCYEVSALMGTNIPELKAKLKDKMTLFSGHSGVGKSSLMNAILPDLQLRTTEISEWSDKGMHTTTFAEMYDLPGGGDIIDTPGIRELGVIDIEQQELSHFFPEMRERMHDCRFNNCRHINEPGCAVLEALENGEIEPSRYDSYLSIYNGNDTRA; encoded by the coding sequence ATGCAGGGTATCGTAACTAAGTCGACAGGAAGCTGGTATCAGGTGCGCACGCCTGGTGGCAAACGTTATGATTGCCGAATTAAAGGTAAGTTCCGCATCAAGGGGCTTACCACCACTAACCCGGTTGCCGTGGGCGACCGGGTGGATATGGAGATGGAACCCAACTCTGATCAGGGAGTGATCACCAAACTACATGAGCGTAAGAACTATATTATCCGCCGGTCCATCAATCTGAGTAAACAAGCACAGATCATTGCTGCCAATATGGATCAGGCTTACCTGGTGGTCACGCTGGCATCACCCCGCACCTCGCTGGGTTTTATCGACCGCTTTTTGGTGACCGCCGAAGCCTATGATATTCCTGCCGCGCTGGTCTTCAACAAGCTCGACATGTTCAGCGACGAGGGCTTGGAGATATTGGCCGAGTATAAGAGCATTTATGAAAGCATCGGTTATCCCTGCTATGAGGTATCGGCCCTTATGGGTACCAACATCCCCGAATTGAAAGCTAAGCTTAAGGACAAAATGACCTTGTTCTCCGGGCACTCGGGGGTAGGCAAATCAAGCCTGATGAACGCTATATTACCTGACCTGCAACTCCGTACCACCGAAATATCGGAGTGGAGCGATAAGGGGATGCATACAACCACCTTTGCCGAGATGTACGACCTACCAGGTGGCGGCGACATCATTGATACACCGGGCATACGTGAGTTGGGCGTGATCGACATCGAGCAACAGGAGCTTAGCCATTTCTTTCCCGAGATGCGTGAGCGCATGCACGATTGCCGCTTCAACAACTGCCGCCACATCAACGAGCCGGGCTGTGCCGTATTGGAGGCATTAGAGAACGGCGAGATCGAGCCATCACGCTATGATAGTTACCTGAGCATTTATAACGGTAACGATACAAGAGCGTAA
- a CDS encoding ribonuclease HII, which produces MARTTVKIKKVVKAPAKGVRALLARYQHELIEAGCDEAGRGCLAGPVFAAAVILPPDFEHALLNDSKQLTEAERYLLRAEIEQCALAYAVASVDNLEIDQINILNASFLAMHRALDMLSIKPEFVIIDGNRFNKYGTIPHQCIIQGDGKYFSIAAASVLAKTYRDDHMAQLALEHPEYDWHSNKGYPTIKHRSMVLQHGFTPYHRRTFSVTDPQLSIF; this is translated from the coding sequence ATGGCAAGAACAACGGTCAAGATCAAAAAGGTGGTCAAAGCGCCCGCAAAAGGGGTAAGGGCTTTGCTGGCCCGCTACCAGCATGAGCTAATCGAGGCGGGTTGCGATGAGGCCGGCCGGGGCTGTTTGGCGGGTCCGGTATTCGCCGCTGCTGTGATACTTCCGCCTGATTTTGAACATGCTTTGCTGAATGACTCCAAGCAACTTACTGAAGCCGAGCGCTATCTGTTACGGGCTGAGATAGAGCAATGCGCGTTGGCCTATGCCGTGGCATCGGTAGATAATTTAGAGATCGATCAGATCAACATCCTGAACGCCTCGTTCCTGGCCATGCACCGCGCCCTGGATATGCTGAGCATCAAACCCGAATTTGTGATCATTGATGGCAACCGCTTTAATAAATATGGCACCATCCCTCATCAATGTATTATACAGGGCGATGGCAAATATTTCAGCATAGCGGCAGCATCGGTACTGGCCAAAACTTACCGTGACGACCATATGGCCCAGCTTGCCTTGGAGCACCCTGAGTACGATTGGCATAGCAATAAAGGTTATCCTACCATCAAGCACCGGTCAATGGTATTGCAGCACGGGTTCACGCCTTACCACCGCCGAACTTTTAGTGTCACAGATCCGCAACTAAGTATATTTTAA
- a CDS encoding PP2C family protein-serine/threonine phosphatase, which translates to MQNIDDASGEDELIKLLLKRQWELNSLLEVTQAINKNTTAPVLLQMLEVILKNYLQVGKLRFLIEKQGSYVCVSKYGGEFEGVSVLHKACTILKKAKTPTTLKGHTDKVLSQYNYFIPIYHKNKPLAYALIGDFTLSGEMMSNDLNFMQTLINVIVVALENKKLFRERLQAERFQREMELAVEVQNMLIPVKTHKDHAVEVSAKYLPHQDIGGDYFDFFRINNDEFIWCIADVSGKGIAAALLMANFQASLRAWATVENDLGNVVQKLNSIVIRNTKGERFITLFLAKYNERSRKLCYVNAGHNPTMLFNGTQVQNLKTGTTMIGVFDELPFLTQGDVTVEPGSLVFNYTDGLMDYEQDQDNRWNEERLSAYITEHGHNPPEKFNKGLMDHLGRVIKGKRIDDITLLTIKIL; encoded by the coding sequence ATGCAGAATATAGACGACGCGTCGGGCGAGGATGAACTGATCAAACTGCTATTGAAAAGGCAGTGGGAGCTTAACTCCCTGCTCGAGGTCACACAGGCTATCAACAAGAACACCACTGCACCGGTGTTGCTGCAAATGCTGGAAGTTATTTTAAAGAACTACTTGCAGGTAGGGAAGTTGCGCTTTTTGATCGAGAAGCAAGGCAGCTATGTTTGCGTTTCTAAATACGGCGGCGAGTTCGAAGGCGTATCTGTACTGCATAAGGCCTGCACCATCCTCAAAAAAGCCAAGACCCCGACCACGTTAAAAGGACACACTGATAAGGTACTCTCTCAATACAACTACTTCATCCCCATCTATCATAAGAACAAGCCTTTGGCTTACGCCCTCATTGGCGATTTTACGCTATCGGGTGAGATGATGAGCAATGACCTTAACTTCATGCAAACCCTCATTAACGTGATCGTGGTGGCATTGGAGAATAAAAAGCTATTCAGGGAGCGCTTACAGGCCGAACGTTTTCAGCGCGAGATGGAGCTGGCCGTTGAGGTACAGAACATGCTGATCCCGGTAAAGACCCACAAGGATCACGCCGTCGAGGTAAGCGCCAAGTACCTGCCTCACCAGGATATCGGTGGCGATTACTTTGACTTTTTCCGCATCAACAACGATGAATTTATTTGGTGCATTGCCGACGTATCGGGTAAAGGTATCGCCGCAGCCTTGCTGATGGCCAACTTTCAGGCCAGTTTGCGTGCCTGGGCCACCGTGGAGAACGACCTGGGCAACGTGGTGCAAAAGCTCAACAGCATTGTGATCCGCAATACCAAAGGCGAGCGTTTCATCACCCTTTTCCTGGCCAAATACAACGAGCGGAGCCGCAAACTCTGCTACGTGAACGCAGGTCATAATCCTACCATGCTCTTTAATGGTACACAGGTGCAAAATCTCAAGACCGGCACCACCATGATCGGCGTATTTGACGAGCTGCCCTTCCTTACCCAAGGGGATGTTACCGTTGAACCCGGATCGCTGGTATTCAACTATACCGATGGTTTGATGGACTACGAGCAGGACCAGGACAATCGCTGGAACGAAGAGCGTCTGTCGGCCTACATCACTGAGCATGGCCACAACCCTCCCGAAAAATTCAACAAGGGATTGATGGATCACTTGGGCCGGGTGATCAAAGGCAAACGTATCGACGATATCACCCTCCTCACCATTAAGATCCTTTAA